The genomic DNA GAGATTCCCGAGGACGTGCGCGTGTCGACGGCGCAGACGTACCTCCGGGCCTATGAGCAGATCACCGGCACGCCGCTCGTGCTGGAGCCGGGCGACGTGCAGGCGCGCATCGAGAAGAACCTCCGGGCGCGCGGCTACCTCTAACCGCACGGCACCCTCCCCGGCCCGTCACGCGCGGAGCCGGGGAGGAAACCTCAAGCGCTCCGGCCGAACACCCGCTGGAAGATCTCCTCCACGTGCTTGAGGTGGTAGTCGGCCGAGAAGCACTCCTCGATCTCCGCGGGCGTCATCACCGCGAGCAGATCCGCGTCCCGCGCGAGCGCGTCCCGGAACGTGCCGCCGTGCTCGAACATGTGCATGGCGTTGCGCTGGACGATGACGTACGCGGCCTGCCGGTCCATGCCCTTGCGCGCGAGCTCCAACAGGATGCGCTGCGAGTTCACCACCCCGCCGAGCAGCTCCAGGTTCTTCTTCATCTGCTCCGGGTAGACGCGCAGGTTCTCCATCAACCCGGCGAAGCGGTGCAGCATGAAGTCCGCCACGATGGTGGCGTCCGGACCGATGACGCGCTCCACCGACGAGTGGGAGATGTCGCGCTCGTGCCACAGCGCCACGTCCTCCAGCGCGCTCACGGCGTAACCGCGCAACAGCCGCGCCAGACCCGTGAGGTTCTCCGAGAGGATGGGGTTGCGCTTGTGCGGCATCGCGCTCGAGCCCTTCTGGCCCGCGGTGAAGGGCTCCTCGGCCTCACGCACCTCGGTGCGCTGCAGGTGGCGGATCTCCACCGCGAACTTCTCCAGGCTCGCGCCCAGGAGCGCCAGCGCGGAGAAGTACTCGGCGTGCCGGTCACGCTGGATGACCTGGCTGGAGGCCGGCGCGGGAGACAGGCCCAGCTTCCGGCAAGTGAAGACCTCCACCGCCGGAGGCAGGTGCGCGAACGTGCCCACCGCGCCGGAGATCATGCCCACGGAGATGGTGTCGCGGGCGTGCTCGAGCCGGACCTTCGCCCGGCGCAGCTCGTCGTACCAGATGGCCAGCTTGTGCCCGAAGGTGATGGGCTCGGCGTGGATGCCATGGCTGCGGCCCATCATCACCGTGCGCTGGTGCTCGAAGGCGCGCTTCTCCACCGCGGCCATCGCCCGGGCAACGCCCTGGAGGATGAGGTCCGCCGCCTCGCGCAGCGCCATGCCCAGGGACGTGTCCAGCACGTCCGAGGACGTCATGCCCAGGTGCAGCCAACGCGCGCTCGGCCCGATGCGCTCCTCCATGAAGGTGAGGAACGCGATGACGTCGTGCTTGGTGGTGCGCTCGATCTCCTCGATGCGCGCGGCGTCCGCCTCCGTGAAGTCCCCGGCGCGCGCCAGGCAGTCCTGAAGGGCCTCGCGCGGAGCGATGCCACTCTCCACCATGCCCTCCAGGGCGGCCAGCTCCACGTCGCGCCAACGGCGCAGGCGGGCCACGTCGGTCCAGAGGGAAGACATCTCCTTGCGGCTGTAACGGGGAATCACTCGAACACCCTCACGGGGAAGTCCCGCTTGGCGGCGAAGCGCAAGAGCTCCAACACCACGTCCTTGGAGCCTCCGAGCTTGCTCGCGGCGGAGAGGTTGACGGCCAGGTCCAGGCCCTCGGGCTGCGCCACGGCGAGCGCTCCGGGGTCGACCCTTTCATGGATGATGCGGTTGGCGAGCCGGCCCGCCTGCTGCCCGATCGTGATGGGGCTCGGGGCGAGGGCCAGGGTGGCGCCCTCCTTCACCTGACTGGGCGTGAGGCCCACGAGCGGCAGGCGATTGGCCGTGGAGAACGCGATGAGGCCCTGGACGACGGAGGCATTGCCCACCGTCTTGTCGGCCACCATCAGCATCGCATCCACCTTGTCCTTCGCGTTGGCGAGCACCTTCTCGAGCTTCGCCTGCCCGTCCATCTCGAGCGAGACGATGGACAGGCCCAGCGGCTCGGCCACCGCCCGCGCCGCGTCCACCATGCCCGAGGAGAAGCGCGGATCATTCAGGATGCCCACGCGTTTGATCGAGGAGGACAGGGCCTTGAGGGCGGCCAGCTCGGGCCGGAAGTCGCTGGTGAGCGCGATGCCGGTGAGGTTGGGCCCCTCGAGGCCATACTTCTCGTAGTAGGGCACCATGGCGAAGAGGACGGGCACCTCTTTCCCCAGCGTGCGGCGGGCGGAGTTGGCCGCCAGCGGTCCGATGGCCAGCACCAGCGCGGGCTTCTGGGCGGCGATGCGCTGGAGGGCCCGCGTGGCCGCCTGGGCGCTGTCGTCCAGCACCACCTCCGACACCTCGGCGTGCACCTCGGCGCTGAAGCCCGCGACCACGGAGGAGTAGGACGCGAGCGAGGAAGACTTCACCACCACCACTTTCGGACGCACCGGCTGCGCGGAGGACACCCACGGCACCAGCACCGCCCACACCAGCAACAGTCCCCAACGCTTCATCGCTTCACCCCCGTGCCCACGCAGCAGCGGAAACCCACCTCGGCCGATGACGCGTCCGGCGGACCACTCGCCCGGAAGGCGCAGCGCGTGGACATCTCCTGTCCGCTGAAGGCGCCGCCCTTGCGCACCCGGCCCTGGGCGTCGCCGAACTCGGACTCGGTCCACTCGGCCGCGTTGCCAGCCATGTCCATGACGCCGTAACCCGAGCGGCACGACGTGAAGGCGCCCGAGCGCGCCACCTTCCCATCATTGCCCTGGGTATTGCACTGATGCCCGTCGAAGTCCCTGCCGTACGGGAAGCGCTGGTTGCCGGGGCCCTTGCAGGCCTTCTCCCACTCCTCCTCGGAGCACAGGCGCCTGCCGAGCTTCGCGCACTCGGCCTTCGCCTCCCGCCACGACACGCCCACCCGGGGCAGGACTCCCGCCTGGTTGGGGAACTCGAACTCGTCGATGCAGAAGGCACCCACGTACCTGGACATCAACAACGGCTCGTTGGGCGGGCCCTCCTCGGGCGTGTCCTTGCCCATCTTGAACGCACCGCCGCCCACGTAGCGCATGCCCTGGGGGCACGAGCCGAGGGCCCCCGCGACGCCCATCGCGTTCGGCCCACCCGGGGCCGGAGGCAGGACGGCGGCGGGAGGCGGCTCCACCGGCTGCGCGGAGGGAGGCGCGGACTCCGGGGGAGCACTGCGCATCTTCAACAACCCGTACCCGGCCATCGCCCCCAGGGCGAGCCCGCCGATCGCCAGCAACACCATCCACGCCTTGGGCGAGCGGGACGCGGACGGGCCTCGAGGCGCCGGCGCGGCGGCCTTGACGGCGGCGGGAGCCTTCGCGGCGGGCCGGGGCTCGGCGCGGGCGGCCTGAGGAGGCGGACGGCCCTTGGGCTGACTCGAGGGCCGAGGCGTCGCCATGAGCGCCGCGAGGGCCTCGGAATCGAGTTTCTGGGTCGCATCCGGCGGAGGCGCGGGCTCCCGCGTCGGGATGCCGCGCTGCGCGAGGCTCTCGGCGCTCAGCAGCTCGGTGGGCGCCGACGACTGGGGCATCTCCAGCGTGGGAGCCCCCGCGACGGGTGATTCGATCGTGCTCCGGGGCGCCTCCTGCGTGGGCAGCGAGCCGGGCTGCACGGTGGGCACCTGGATGGTGGGCGTGCCCAGGGAGGGCAGCTCCGTCGTGGGCACGGGCGGGGGCAGCGCGTTGGAACTCAGGGGGCCCGCCGTGGCCAGCTCCGCGGTGAGGCTGAAGGGCACGGGCTTGACGCGGCCCCGGGGCGACAGCGTCCCCGGGGGCTTGGCCGCCGGGCGCGGGCGCGAGGACAGGGCCGCGGAGAACTCGGACAGGAACTCGCTCGCGGACTTCGGCCGCGCGAGCGGGTTCGAGTTGGTGGCGCGCCGGTAGAGCGCTTCCACGCCCTGGGGAAGGTCGGCCTCGTAGGCCAGCAGCTCCGACACCTCCCCTTCCTCGGGCATCTGCCCGGTGAGCATCTCCCCCAGGATGACGCCCAGGGAGTACAGGTCCATGCGCGTGTCGAGCTCGCCGCCCTCGGAGTACTCGGGAGCGAGGTAGCAGCCCACCTTCCAGGACTTCTGGGCCTGGATGAAGGGCAGGCGCGGAATGCCGAGCGCCAGGCCGTAATCCGTCACCTTGAGCAGGTCCGGCAGGACGAGGATGTTCTCGGGCTTGAGGTCCGAGTGCGGCCCGTACTTGTGGGCGTTGTCCAGGGCCTCGGCGAGCTGCGCGAGCAGCGGCTCCACTTCCTTGACGGTGAAGCGCTGACCCTGGGACGCGCGCTGCTCCAGCATCTTGCGCAGCGTCATGCCCTCGAGCAGCTGCGTGGTGAAGTAGGGCCGGTTGCGATCCTCCCCCTCCTCGTAGACGCGCACGTGGTGCGGGTGGGTGAGCTTCTTGCCCGCGCGCAGCGCCAGGGAGAACTGGGTGCGCTCCTCCTGCATCTGGACGAGGCGCGGGTTGATGACCTTGAGCGCGACCTCGACGTCCATCTCCTGGTCGAGCGCGCGGAAGACATGGCCCACGGGACCGGGGCCCAGCACCTCGCGGATGGCGTAGCGCTTGGCGAAGACATCGCCGGGTTTGTAGGGCGCCTCCACGCTGCCCGCGCGACGGCGCTGGGCGCTCCCAGGCGCCCCACCCGAGAGCTTCAGCCCACAGGTGGAGCAGGAGGCGCTGTTGTCGGGGACAGGGCTGCCGCAGCGTTGGCAAAGCAAGGGGGTTGAACTCCGGGCGGGTGGCGGGCGCTCGAGCAGGGGGCTCCCGAGTTTCCAGGGAGATCTCTTACCGCGCGGCCCCAACACGGGGCAAGGAACGCGGGGGACTCAGCGCCCCGTCGAGCCGAAGCCACCCTCTCCGCGTCCGGTGGCGTCCAACACTTCCAATTCCACCAGGGACACGCGGCACACGGGCGCCACCACGAGCTGCGCGATGCGCTCGCCCCGGCGCAGCGTGAACGGCTCCTGGGACAGATTCACCAAGAGCACTTGGACCTCGCCCCGGAAGTCCGCGTCCACCGTGCCGGGAGAGTTGAGCAGGGTGAGGCCATGGCGCAGCGCCAGACCGGAGCGCGGCCTCACCTGGGCCTCGTAGCCCGGAGGCAGACCGACGGCGAGTCCGGTGGGCACCAGCGCGCGCTGGAGCGGAGCGATCGTCAGCTCGCCCTCGATGTCCGCCCGGAGATCCATTCCAGCGGCGAGCGCGGTCTCGTAGCGCGGCAGCGGCAACGGCTCGGCATGGGCGCGCACCCGCCGAACCCCCACCGAGAGAGGAGGCGTCATGCCCCGGTCTGTACCACGCGCCAGGAAGGGGGCGACATTTTGGCTCGACCCCACCACCCTCGCGGGCTCACTCACTGAAGGCGTTGTCCACCACCGCGAGCGTCTTGGGACGAAAGCGCAGGGGATCCACGGGCTGGGCGAACAAGGCGAGCTGATAGTGCAGGTGCGGCCCGGTGGAGCGTCCGGTGTTGCCCGAGCGCGCGATGACGTCCCCGCGAGCCACCCGCTGGCCGGAGCGCACCAGCAGCCGCGAGTTGTGGCAGTAGGCCGTCGTCACGCCGCGGCCATGCGTGAGGATGATCACCTGACCATTCACGTCATCCTCGCTCGCGCGGCTCACGGTGCCATCCGCCACCGCCCGCACCTCGGTGCCCGTCCGGACGGCCAGATCCACCCCGGTGTGCAACTTCCTCACGCCCAGCACGGGGTTGATGCGGTAGCCGAAAGGACTGGAGATCCGGCTGTGCTCGGGCACGGGCCACGCGAGCTCGAAGGCCGTCGTCAGCGCCAGCGCCTGGGCGGCCGCGCCGGTGGCTTCCTCGAAGCCCGAGGGAAGCTGCCGGGCGAGCCGCTCCAGACTGGGGGAGTCTCCCTCGGCATGCAGGCGCGCCACCGCGTAGCGCGTCGGAACCTGGCCGACGAACAGAGCGGCGAGGCGGCTCTCCTCGTCGGGAAAATCCCGCTCCAGGTGCGCGTGCAACCGTTTGACGGCGGAGGGCCCGCGGACCGCGTCGAGCAAGACCTCGGGCGGGATGCCCTGCTCGCGCGCGAGCTCCAAGGCGGGAGCGCGGGCCTCGGCGGAGAGTGTCTGGAGCGCCAGGTGCGTGCCCTGGGCGAGCGCATCCGCGCCCGTGAGGCGCCGGACCAGGGGCTCGCTCGAAGACGGCAACGCGGCGGGCAGGCCGCTCGAACCACCGAGCGCGTAATAGTCGAGCAGGGGCCGGGCCGTGCTCCGATGCCCCAGAGCCCAGGCCATCCCGCGCCGGACCAGGGCGCCCGCGGGCGTGTGGTGCCAGGCGGTCCAGACGCAGAGGATCGCGAGCGAGAAGTCGAGCAGACCTCGGGCGGGGCGCGAAAACATGGGGGACCTCAGCGCACGAAGGACAGCAGGGGCGAGGCATCGAGCGCGGCGGCGAGCGCCAGGGGAATCACCAGCGTGGAGCCGGCCAGGCCATGACCGAGGGCACGAACGAAGCCCCGCGCATGTTCCTGGGACACCTCGTCGGCGTGCTGGAGGTTGCGCATGACGGCGCGCGCGCCCAGCCGCCACAGCAGACAGCCCAGGGCCGCGAGCGCGAGACCTCGGGACAGCCCATCCGCCACCCGCTCGCCGAGCAACTCATTCCACGACAGGAACACCGTGCCCTGGACGAGCCGCGCCACGGAACAGGCCCCGGCCACGACCACGAGCGCGGTCGCCACGGGGCGGATCCACCGCAAGGAGGTGGGCGCGCGCACGCATCGCCGCAACAGCACGCGCCAGGAATCGGTCGAGGCCTCATCTCCCTCGCGGTAGCTGAGCGCGGGGAGCGCGAGCACGAGGTCCGCCGCCAACTCCCAGGCCAGGGCCAGGATCCGCGCGAGCGTGGTGCGCCGCTCCAGCGAGAGCACATCCACGAGGGGCGCCGTGAGCGGGTAGCGGCCGACGAAACGATCGAACCGGGCATCGGCCAGGTCCACCAGGCTCAGCAATCTATCATCGAGCGCATCCGTGGCGGCGTGGACACCCACGGCGATGAGCGCCAACAGGCCGAGCGGCATGAAGGCCCACCGGAAGTGGCCAAGGAAACGCGAGAGCGGCGTGAAGGAAGCCTGGGGCACGGGCCCATCAACGCATGAAACCGCGGGCGAGGTCTTCCCCCGGAGTCCGGAGACGACGATGCCCTCCCCCGCCAGGGCGAGAGGAGGGCATCACGGGTCAAGACGCTGGGAGACGACTCAGGCCTTGGCGCCCGGCTGGGTGGCCTCGGGCGACGGGGAGGCGGCGGCCTCGGGGGCGGGGGCGGCGGCGGGAGCCGAACCCTGCTGAGCGGCGGCGCGCTCGGCCATGGCCTCCTTGCGCGACAGACGGATCTTCCCCGTCT from Melittangium boletus DSM 14713 includes the following:
- a CDS encoding ABC transporter substrate-binding protein produces the protein MKRWGLLLVWAVLVPWVSSAQPVRPKVVVVKSSSLASYSSVVAGFSAEVHAEVSEVVLDDSAQAATRALQRIAAQKPALVLAIGPLAANSARRTLGKEVPVLFAMVPYYEKYGLEGPNLTGIALTSDFRPELAALKALSSSIKRVGILNDPRFSSGMVDAARAVAEPLGLSIVSLEMDGQAKLEKVLANAKDKVDAMLMVADKTVGNASVVQGLIAFSTANRLPLVGLTPSQVKEGATLALAPSPITIGQQAGRLANRIIHERVDPGALAVAQPEGLDLAVNLSAASKLGGSKDVVLELLRFAAKRDFPVRVFE
- the dut gene encoding dUTP diphosphatase is translated as MTPPLSVGVRRVRAHAEPLPLPRYETALAAGMDLRADIEGELTIAPLQRALVPTGLAVGLPPGYEAQVRPRSGLALRHGLTLLNSPGTVDADFRGEVQVLLVNLSQEPFTLRRGERIAQLVVAPVCRVSLVELEVLDATGRGEGGFGSTGR
- a CDS encoding bifunctional serine/threonine-protein kinase/formylglycine-generating enzyme family protein; protein product: MLCQRCGSPVPDNSASCSTCGLKLSGGAPGSAQRRRAGSVEAPYKPGDVFAKRYAIREVLGPGPVGHVFRALDQEMDVEVALKVINPRLVQMQEERTQFSLALRAGKKLTHPHHVRVYEEGEDRNRPYFTTQLLEGMTLRKMLEQRASQGQRFTVKEVEPLLAQLAEALDNAHKYGPHSDLKPENILVLPDLLKVTDYGLALGIPRLPFIQAQKSWKVGCYLAPEYSEGGELDTRMDLYSLGVILGEMLTGQMPEEGEVSELLAYEADLPQGVEALYRRATNSNPLARPKSASEFLSEFSAALSSRPRPAAKPPGTLSPRGRVKPVPFSLTAELATAGPLSSNALPPPVPTTELPSLGTPTIQVPTVQPGSLPTQEAPRSTIESPVAGAPTLEMPQSSAPTELLSAESLAQRGIPTREPAPPPDATQKLDSEALAALMATPRPSSQPKGRPPPQAARAEPRPAAKAPAAVKAAAPAPRGPSASRSPKAWMVLLAIGGLALGAMAGYGLLKMRSAPPESAPPSAQPVEPPPAAVLPPAPGGPNAMGVAGALGSCPQGMRYVGGGAFKMGKDTPEEGPPNEPLLMSRYVGAFCIDEFEFPNQAGVLPRVGVSWREAKAECAKLGRRLCSEEEWEKACKGPGNQRFPYGRDFDGHQCNTQGNDGKVARSGAFTSCRSGYGVMDMAGNAAEWTESEFGDAQGRVRKGGAFSGQEMSTRCAFRASGPPDASSAEVGFRCCVGTGVKR
- the purB gene encoding adenylosuccinate lyase produces the protein MIPRYSRKEMSSLWTDVARLRRWRDVELAALEGMVESGIAPREALQDCLARAGDFTEADAARIEEIERTTKHDVIAFLTFMEERIGPSARWLHLGMTSSDVLDTSLGMALREAADLILQGVARAMAAVEKRAFEHQRTVMMGRSHGIHAEPITFGHKLAIWYDELRRAKVRLEHARDTISVGMISGAVGTFAHLPPAVEVFTCRKLGLSPAPASSQVIQRDRHAEYFSALALLGASLEKFAVEIRHLQRTEVREAEEPFTAGQKGSSAMPHKRNPILSENLTGLARLLRGYAVSALEDVALWHERDISHSSVERVIGPDATIVADFMLHRFAGLMENLRVYPEQMKKNLELLGGVVNSQRILLELARKGMDRQAAYVIVQRNAMHMFEHGGTFRDALARDADLLAVMTPAEIEECFSADYHLKHVEEIFQRVFGRSA
- a CDS encoding M23 family metallopeptidase; amino-acid sequence: MFSRPARGLLDFSLAILCVWTAWHHTPAGALVRRGMAWALGHRSTARPLLDYYALGGSSGLPAALPSSSEPLVRRLTGADALAQGTHLALQTLSAEARAPALELAREQGIPPEVLLDAVRGPSAVKRLHAHLERDFPDEESRLAALFVGQVPTRYAVARLHAEGDSPSLERLARQLPSGFEEATGAAAQALALTTAFELAWPVPEHSRISSPFGYRINPVLGVRKLHTGVDLAVRTGTEVRAVADGTVSRASEDDVNGQVIILTHGRGVTTAYCHNSRLLVRSGQRVARGDVIARSGNTGRSTGPHLHYQLALFAQPVDPLRFRPKTLAVVDNAFSE